From a single Streptomyces sp. NBC_00377 genomic region:
- a CDS encoding flavodoxin has product MNPHGVSRRKLLALITAGSAAAAGLLAVDWQNASGPGWPGISPVNAGGTPPRRGDKTLVVFYSKTGRNFPDLNLEVGNTAQVAGFIHDRVGGDRYEVVPAEPYPADYDETDRMAQREASERLYRPIKPGTPDTDQYGTVFLGFPVWWGEQPMAMQTFMRDHDLNGARIVPFVTHEGSQFGNSLEILERYYPQADVLDGYARQGQQVYRDPDGTRTQVNSWLEGLGF; this is encoded by the coding sequence ATGAATCCGCACGGCGTCAGCCGCCGCAAACTGCTGGCACTGATTACCGCCGGCTCCGCTGCCGCAGCGGGGCTCCTGGCCGTGGACTGGCAGAACGCGTCCGGCCCCGGCTGGCCGGGCATCTCCCCGGTCAACGCCGGGGGCACACCACCTAGGCGGGGCGACAAGACCCTGGTCGTCTTCTACTCCAAGACCGGCAGGAACTTCCCCGACCTCAACCTCGAAGTCGGCAACACCGCCCAGGTCGCCGGATTCATCCACGACCGGGTCGGCGGGGACAGATACGAGGTTGTCCCGGCTGAGCCGTACCCGGCCGACTACGACGAGACCGACAGGATGGCGCAACGGGAGGCGAGTGAGCGCCTCTACCGTCCCATCAAGCCCGGCACACCCGACACCGACCAATACGGCACAGTCTTCCTCGGCTTCCCGGTCTGGTGGGGCGAACAGCCCATGGCGATGCAGACCTTCATGCGGGATCACGATCTCAACGGAGCCAGGATCGTGCCCTTCGTCACCCACGAAGGCTCGCAGTTCGGCAACTCACTTGAAATCCTCGAGCGCTACTACCCCCAGGCAGACGTCCTGGACGGCTACGCCCGGCAGGGTCAGCAGGTCTACCGCGATCCTGACGGCACCCGGACCCAGGTCAACTCCTGGCTGGAAGGACTGGGGTTCTGA
- a CDS encoding SDR family NAD(P)-dependent oxidoreductase yields MARVILITGSNRGIGRELAAQFAADGDTVLLSARNGDAAVQAAAEIGGDTHPVQLDASDPTSIKTAAQKVEAEHGRLDVLVNNVGGIFDYAQQASTADLGVVQDALEINLFSTWRVTQAMLPLLRKAQGARIVNVSSEAASLARMGAATPAYGASKAALNALTRSLAAELAEDGITVHAASPGWTASDLGGEGGRPLADGAASVKHVVNLPAEAGTGAFYQDEQILPW; encoded by the coding sequence ATGGCACGCGTCATCCTCATCACCGGTTCGAACCGCGGCATCGGCCGCGAGCTCGCCGCCCAGTTCGCCGCGGACGGCGACACCGTGCTGCTCAGCGCCCGCAACGGCGATGCCGCAGTTCAGGCAGCCGCAGAGATCGGCGGCGACACCCACCCGGTCCAGCTCGACGCCTCGGACCCGACGAGCATCAAGACCGCGGCGCAGAAGGTCGAGGCCGAGCACGGCCGTCTTGACGTGCTGGTCAACAACGTCGGTGGCATCTTCGACTACGCCCAGCAGGCATCCACCGCCGACCTCGGCGTGGTGCAGGACGCGCTGGAGATCAACCTCTTCAGCACGTGGCGTGTCACCCAGGCCATGCTGCCGCTGCTGCGCAAGGCGCAGGGTGCCCGCATCGTCAACGTGTCCAGCGAGGCGGCGTCGCTGGCGCGCATGGGGGCGGCCACTCCTGCCTACGGTGCGTCCAAGGCGGCTCTCAACGCGCTGACCCGTTCGCTGGCCGCAGAGCTCGCCGAGGACGGGATCACCGTTCACGCCGCGAGCCCGGGCTGGACGGCGAGCGATCTCGGTGGCGAGGGCGGCCGCCCCCTCGCGGACGGCGCGGCCAGCGTCAAGCACGTCGTCAACCTGCCCGCCGAGGCGGGCACCGGCGCCTTTTACCAGGACGAGCAGATCCTGCCCTGGTAA
- a CDS encoding SDR family oxidoreductase, with amino-acid sequence MDLSTSTALVTGANRGLGRALATELLSRGATVYAGARNPDQVDLPGAKPIAIDITDPASVAAAAKATGDVTVLINNAGSSTGADLLAAGLNDIRLEMDTHYFGTLSVVRAFTPQIAAGGGGAILNILSGLSWFSFPEAGAYCAAKSAQWSLTNTLRLQLADQRIRVAGLHVGYMDTDMARAVDAPKSDPADIARIAIDGIAAGAYEILADDAARQAQAALSGGVSVLYPQLS; translated from the coding sequence ATGGACCTCTCCACCAGCACCGCCCTCGTCACCGGAGCCAACCGGGGCCTGGGCCGGGCCCTCGCCACCGAGTTGCTCAGCCGCGGCGCCACGGTCTACGCCGGCGCCCGCAATCCCGACCAAGTCGACCTGCCCGGCGCCAAGCCGATCGCGATCGACATCACCGACCCCGCCTCCGTCGCGGCCGCCGCAAAGGCCACCGGTGACGTGACCGTCCTGATCAACAACGCAGGGTCCTCCACCGGGGCCGATCTACTGGCCGCGGGTCTGAACGACATCCGCCTGGAGATGGACACCCACTACTTCGGCACCCTCTCGGTGGTCCGGGCCTTCACACCCCAGATCGCAGCGGGCGGCGGTGGCGCGATCCTGAACATCCTCTCGGGCCTGTCCTGGTTCAGCTTCCCGGAGGCCGGCGCCTACTGCGCCGCCAAGTCCGCACAGTGGTCACTCACCAACACCCTGCGCCTCCAACTCGCCGACCAGCGCATCCGCGTCGCCGGCCTGCACGTCGGCTACATGGACACCGACATGGCCCGGGCCGTCGACGCGCCCAAGTCCGACCCCGCCGACATCGCCCGCATCGCCATCGACGGCATCGCCGCCGGCGCCTACGAGATCCTCGCGGACGACGCCGCCCGGCAAGCCCAGGCCGCACTGTCCGGGGGCGTCTCCGTGCTCTACCCGCAGCTGTCCTGA
- a CDS encoding MFS transporter: protein MTDSSPAHSHTSSQSPARELSRPLVPVLWLVLMASPVAAANNATVLILDDIGTALDTTAATASWLATVFALALAVATPLQAALMRHRGRPTVLFTSAALVAAGTLIVLVSPWLPLAVAGRATQAAGGAGLNVLAIALAGSARRIGAISAGMGLFGAVSPLIGTQLTDVLSWRVALSMLAITLIAVPVVSRRLAPDTAGTGRFDAGGALLVAVLSGSIVMVASNPLPALAATAISITLLIIHTRRRPDGYVPVATIRSARFQTATCLTLALSAGYFTLLFVIPQLLITRAHWTKDAAATGQLIAMVLASLTTLGFTSVAARFSRTNVRMVLVAAGTAAVLAAVLASAPVLLLAGIFLALFAATSANATQVIAATASVPEQDKPTAIGLFTLLYLLGGAIGPALASALVL from the coding sequence ATGACGGACAGCTCACCCGCACATTCACACACGTCCAGCCAGAGCCCCGCGCGGGAGCTCTCCCGGCCACTGGTGCCGGTGTTGTGGCTCGTGCTCATGGCGTCGCCGGTGGCCGCCGCGAACAACGCGACGGTGCTCATCCTCGACGACATCGGCACCGCGCTGGACACGACCGCCGCGACCGCTTCCTGGCTCGCCACCGTGTTCGCGCTCGCCCTGGCGGTTGCGACACCCCTGCAAGCCGCGCTCATGAGGCATCGCGGCAGGCCCACGGTCCTCTTCACGAGCGCCGCGCTCGTCGCCGCCGGCACGCTCATCGTCCTGGTCTCGCCCTGGCTGCCCCTGGCCGTGGCCGGACGGGCCACCCAGGCCGCCGGCGGAGCCGGCCTGAACGTGCTCGCCATCGCCCTGGCCGGCAGCGCCCGCAGGATCGGCGCCATCAGCGCCGGGATGGGGCTGTTCGGTGCGGTCAGTCCGCTGATCGGCACCCAGCTCACCGACGTCCTGTCGTGGCGCGTCGCGCTCTCCATGCTGGCGATCACGCTGATCGCCGTACCCGTCGTCAGCCGCCGCCTGGCACCAGACACAGCCGGCACCGGCCGTTTCGACGCCGGGGGCGCGCTGCTGGTCGCGGTGCTCTCCGGAAGTATCGTGATGGTCGCCTCGAACCCACTGCCGGCCCTGGCAGCAACGGCGATCTCGATCACCCTGCTCATCATCCATACGCGCCGCCGCCCCGACGGTTATGTGCCGGTCGCCACGATCCGGTCGGCGAGGTTCCAGACCGCCACCTGCCTGACACTCGCTCTCTCCGCGGGGTACTTCACCCTGCTGTTCGTCATCCCGCAGCTGCTCATCACCCGCGCCCACTGGACCAAAGACGCCGCCGCCACCGGGCAGCTCATCGCGATGGTCCTGGCCTCGCTCACCACCCTCGGATTCACCTCCGTCGCCGCCCGGTTCTCCCGCACGAACGTACGGATGGTCCTCGTCGCAGCCGGGACCGCCGCCGTACTCGCCGCGGTCCTCGCGAGTGCGCCGGTTCTCCTGCTGGCCGGGATCTTCCTGGCGCTGTTCGCCGCGACCTCGGCCAACGCCACCCAGGTCATCGCGGCCACGGCCTCCGTGCCCGAACAGGACAAGCCGACAGCGATCGGGCTGTTCACCCTGCTCTACCTCCTCGGCGGCGCGATCGGCCCCGCGCTCGCCTCCGCACTGGTGCTCTGA
- a CDS encoding alpha/beta hydrolase, with amino-acid sequence MERRKALGLIASTGAATAAAVPSFGAETSRAAGATGQGEATDKGGYTFALDKNVERSSVRFKNRYGIEVAADLYVPKNARGKLPALVVSGPIGAVKEQSSGLYANEFARRGYVALAFDPSFSGESGGTVRDVASPDIYTEDYSAAVDFLGLQKIVDRKRIGAQAVCGLSAMALTAAAADSRIKAVATASMYDMSRSMSRGHKDYYTREQRQKVVDHLSRQRWIDAKNGTYARLSHEVPFDDNGNVAPTNRVLPETLPADADPITAIFFDYYRTERGYHPRSINSTTAFTGTTPMSFFAFQLATNIDMLAPRKALLVAGADAHSRYYSEDIQAKAPDSIDLVIVPGADHVDLYDRKDLIPFDRFDEFFTKNLA; translated from the coding sequence ATGGAACGTCGTAAAGCGCTCGGACTGATCGCCTCTACCGGTGCCGCCACCGCCGCGGCTGTGCCCTCCTTCGGTGCGGAGACGAGCCGCGCCGCGGGCGCTACAGGACAGGGCGAGGCCACGGACAAGGGCGGCTACACCTTCGCGCTGGACAAGAACGTCGAGCGGTCCTCCGTGCGGTTCAAGAACCGCTACGGCATCGAGGTCGCTGCGGACCTCTACGTGCCGAAGAACGCCAGGGGCAAGCTGCCCGCCCTGGTGGTCAGCGGCCCGATCGGCGCGGTCAAGGAACAGTCCTCGGGGCTCTACGCCAACGAGTTCGCCCGTCGCGGCTACGTCGCCCTTGCCTTCGACCCCTCCTTCTCCGGGGAGAGCGGCGGCACGGTGCGCGACGTGGCCTCGCCGGACATCTACACCGAGGACTACAGCGCCGCCGTCGACTTCCTCGGCCTGCAGAAGATCGTCGACCGCAAGCGGATCGGCGCGCAGGCCGTCTGCGGCTTGAGCGCTATGGCGCTCACCGCGGCGGCTGCAGACAGCCGTATCAAGGCGGTCGCCACGGCCTCGATGTACGACATGTCGCGCAGCATGTCCCGCGGCCACAAGGACTACTACACACGTGAGCAGCGCCAGAAGGTCGTGGACCACCTCAGCCGGCAGCGCTGGATCGACGCCAAGAACGGCACCTACGCGCGACTCTCACACGAGGTCCCCTTCGACGACAACGGCAACGTCGCCCCCACAAACCGCGTCCTTCCCGAGACCCTCCCGGCAGACGCCGACCCGATCACGGCGATCTTCTTCGACTACTACCGCACCGAGCGCGGCTACCACCCGCGCTCGATCAACTCCACCACCGCATTCACCGGCACCACGCCGATGTCATTCTTCGCTTTCCAGCTGGCGACGAACATCGACATGCTGGCACCCCGCAAGGCGCTCCTGGTGGCAGGCGCCGACGCGCACTCCCGTTACTACTCCGAGGACATCCAGGCCAAGGCACCCGACAGCATCGACCTCGTAATTGTCCCAGGCGCGGACCACGTCGACCTGTACGACCGCAAAGACCTCATCCCCTTCGACAGGTTCGACGAGTTCTTCACCAAGAACCTCGCCTGA
- a CDS encoding TetR/AcrR family transcriptional regulator encodes MVRYGKEHKSETRRRIIETAGRRFKQDGIDGSGVSTLMKDAGLTNGAFYAHFASKDDLVTTAIADQLKAQAESVVAEAAPGRAGLEQIVRGYLSPQHREMLGDGCPNAALLDEIGRCTDVTRQAYTDGVLILIDGIAARMAPEDPSSARVKALSLLGLMAGTLQLSRALTDNRLANELLDQGVDNVLALLDAGQRV; translated from the coding sequence GTGGTGCGGTACGGAAAAGAGCACAAGTCGGAGACGAGGCGGCGGATCATCGAGACGGCGGGCCGCCGGTTCAAGCAGGACGGTATTGACGGCTCCGGCGTCTCGACGCTCATGAAGGACGCGGGGCTGACCAATGGTGCCTTCTATGCCCACTTCGCATCCAAGGACGACCTCGTCACCACGGCGATCGCCGACCAGTTGAAGGCGCAGGCCGAGAGCGTTGTCGCCGAGGCCGCGCCCGGCCGCGCCGGACTCGAACAGATCGTGCGGGGTTACCTTTCGCCCCAGCACCGCGAAATGCTCGGCGACGGCTGCCCCAACGCCGCTCTGCTCGACGAGATCGGGCGCTGCACCGACGTGACCAGGCAGGCGTACACCGACGGCGTGCTGATCCTCATCGACGGCATCGCCGCCCGCATGGCGCCCGAGGACCCGTCCTCCGCCCGCGTGAAGGCACTCAGTCTCCTCGGCCTGATGGCCGGGACGCTGCAGCTCTCCCGCGCCTTGACCGACAACCGACTCGCCAACGAGCTCCTCGACCAGGGGGTGGACAACGTCCTCGCGCTGCTGGACGCCGGGCAGCGCGTCTGA
- a CDS encoding alpha/beta fold hydrolase yields the protein MPGGFAVPPSAGPRVTAGRDLTALPPDFLREFVRSVMCVPRTEGFGARLELPEKLPDWLDQGDVDFLVAELEHTGLTGPLNHYRTTDLNWEVLGEYKDRPVTVPALFIGGDRDVTTIWSQEAIARIGEKVKDLRGAVILADCGHWIQQEQPEAVNRELLAFLAGL from the coding sequence TTGCCGGGGGGATTCGCCGTACCACCGTCGGCAGGCCCGCGTGTAACTGCTGGTCGCGACCTCACAGCGCTCCCGCCGGACTTCCTGCGGGAATTCGTGCGGAGTGTCATGTGCGTTCCGCGGACGGAAGGCTTCGGCGCACGGCTGGAACTGCCAGAGAAGCTGCCCGACTGGCTCGACCAGGGTGACGTGGACTTCCTCGTGGCCGAGCTCGAGCACACGGGGCTCACTGGGCCACTGAACCATTACCGGACCACTGATCTGAACTGGGAAGTCCTTGGAGAGTACAAGGACAGGCCGGTGACCGTGCCCGCGCTCTTCATCGGGGGCGACCGGGACGTGACGACGATCTGGAGCCAGGAAGCGATCGCCCGGATCGGCGAGAAGGTCAAAGACCTGCGGGGAGCGGTGATCCTGGCCGACTGCGGGCACTGGATCCAGCAGGAGCAGCCAGAGGCGGTCAACAGGGAGCTCCTCGCCTTCCTCGCCGGTCTCTGA
- a CDS encoding ferric reductase: MARTLLLWGLVAVFPLPLALTLNAQLTDVTSMRLYISLGLVAYCWWLLAILLSVRPSWLDRAVGLRHIYALHGVLGILALIPAYLHRENTFAPSTWARDLGDWAFWAAFAVLGYSLLFMSGWLTDRSLLLLKVKSRLELVFRHQISVWIHRLNLAAVLLIWLHVHLIDRVAQHFAFMVLFDLYTLAVLGIYVWKKWIAPDSYLTGRVQDNVALNRATRRLAVTLDRTSTTSRPGDFYFLRFEDPGIGREWHPFSATDDRHDTLTFTIRQTGDYTRKAGGVAPGTPVRLEGPFGQFDQTVRQHPAGAPLVLVGMGAGVAPLLGLISAHRGDRRIHLLWSVRRPEDAYYGTLLKEYENLSGGRLTVTVRTGRFTRDDLAHALSEEEVARGAFFVVGPNPAVLATQRTLRRIGVSRGRTHHERLTM, translated from the coding sequence ATGGCCAGGACGCTGCTGCTGTGGGGCCTTGTCGCGGTGTTCCCGCTGCCCCTTGCGCTCACCTTGAACGCCCAGCTCACGGACGTGACGAGCATGCGGCTCTACATATCCCTGGGGCTGGTCGCGTACTGCTGGTGGCTGCTGGCGATCCTGCTCAGTGTGCGCCCGTCCTGGCTGGACCGGGCCGTAGGGCTGCGGCACATTTACGCGCTGCACGGTGTGCTCGGCATCCTCGCCCTCATCCCGGCATATCTGCACCGCGAAAACACCTTCGCCCCGAGCACCTGGGCCAGGGACCTCGGTGATTGGGCGTTCTGGGCGGCGTTCGCGGTGCTGGGCTATTCGCTCCTGTTCATGAGCGGATGGCTGACCGACAGGTCGCTACTCCTGCTGAAGGTGAAGAGCCGGCTCGAACTTGTCTTCCGGCACCAGATCTCGGTCTGGATACATCGGCTCAACCTGGCCGCCGTCCTCCTGATCTGGCTGCACGTCCACCTGATCGACCGGGTGGCCCAGCACTTCGCGTTCATGGTCCTCTTTGACCTCTACACGCTGGCGGTGCTCGGCATCTACGTCTGGAAGAAATGGATCGCACCAGACAGCTACCTCACGGGAAGAGTGCAGGACAACGTCGCACTGAACCGGGCGACCCGCAGGCTGGCGGTCACACTTGACCGTACGTCGACGACGTCACGGCCCGGCGACTTCTACTTCCTCCGGTTCGAGGACCCGGGCATCGGCCGGGAATGGCATCCCTTCTCCGCGACCGACGACCGTCACGACACCCTGACGTTCACGATCCGGCAGACCGGCGACTACACCCGCAAGGCCGGCGGCGTCGCGCCCGGAACACCAGTACGCCTGGAAGGACCGTTCGGACAGTTCGACCAGACTGTCCGGCAACACCCTGCCGGTGCACCGCTCGTGCTCGTGGGCATGGGCGCAGGTGTCGCACCGCTGCTAGGTCTGATCTCAGCCCATCGCGGGGATCGGCGCATCCACCTGCTCTGGTCGGTCCGCCGTCCCGAGGACGCCTACTACGGCACCCTTCTGAAGGAGTACGAAAACCTCAGCGGCGGTCGCCTCACCGTAACTGTCCGGACCGGGCGGTTCACCCGAGACGATCTGGCGCATGCCCTGTCCGAGGAGGAGGTCGCGCGTGGGGCGTTCTTCGTCGTCGGGCCCAACCCGGCCGTGCTGGCCACCCAACGCACGCTGCGCCGCATCGGGGTATCAAGAGGCCGCACCCACCACGAGCGACTCACGATGTAG
- a CDS encoding SMP-30/gluconolactonase/LRE family protein, with amino-acid sequence MRTILWKRSPARVLKGVPVTFLAAGLLVAGSHTAATAVAATPTAHHSAVQNKVITLPGATSAEGIAAGKGTTFYAGDLYAGDIYRGDIRTGTAERFIDAPAGRAAVGMKADTRHGLLFVAGDKSGQAYVYSTSTGAEVATLQLATPGTTSLINDVVLTAGGAWFTDSAQAKLHFVPVGKQGTLGQVRTLDVTGPAAELSGEYNLNGIEATPDGKTLIVGHFANQRIYTINPDTGASTVIKGVKAPNADGLVLHGRDLWVVQGFDNKISRFKLSGDLRSGTLGKEITSPAYGVPATAARFGHLLAAVNAHFDTRPTPQDPPASPTYEVVVTKS; translated from the coding sequence ATGCGCACAATCCTCTGGAAGCGTTCGCCCGCCCGTGTCCTGAAGGGCGTACCCGTCACGTTTCTCGCGGCGGGACTGCTCGTCGCCGGTTCCCACACGGCGGCCACCGCTGTCGCCGCCACCCCCACCGCCCACCACTCGGCCGTACAGAACAAGGTCATCACGCTGCCCGGCGCCACATCCGCCGAGGGCATCGCGGCAGGCAAGGGGACGACCTTCTACGCCGGCGACCTCTACGCCGGAGACATCTACCGCGGCGACATCCGCACCGGCACCGCGGAACGCTTCATCGACGCCCCCGCCGGCCGGGCGGCAGTGGGGATGAAGGCCGACACGCGCCACGGTCTGCTCTTCGTCGCCGGTGACAAGAGCGGCCAGGCGTACGTGTACAGCACCTCCACCGGTGCGGAGGTCGCCACCCTCCAACTCGCCACCCCCGGCACCACCAGCCTCATCAACGACGTGGTCCTCACCGCGGGCGGCGCCTGGTTCACCGACTCCGCGCAGGCAAAACTCCACTTCGTGCCCGTCGGCAAGCAGGGCACCCTGGGACAGGTCCGCACCCTCGACGTCACCGGCCCGGCCGCCGAGCTGAGCGGCGAGTACAACCTCAACGGGATCGAGGCCACGCCCGATGGCAAGACGCTGATCGTCGGTCACTTCGCGAACCAGCGGATCTACACCATCAACCCGGACACCGGTGCCTCCACGGTGATCAAGGGCGTCAAGGCACCCAACGCCGACGGTCTCGTGCTCCACGGCCGAGATCTGTGGGTGGTGCAGGGCTTCGACAACAAGATCTCCCGCTTCAAGCTCAGTGGCGACCTGCGCAGCGGCACCCTCGGGAAGGAGATCACCAGCCCGGCCTACGGCGTCCCGGCGACGGCGGCGCGCTTCGGCCACCTGCTCGCCGCGGTGAACGCCCACTTCGACACCCGCCCCACGCCGCAGGACCCGCCCGCCTCACCCACCTACGAAGTGGTCGTCACCAAGTCCTGA
- a CDS encoding oxidoreductase yields the protein MTADRPLALVTGASSGIGKATSHALAEAGFDVVGTSRKVTAGDSRGGVTFLSLDVTRDDSVESVVQQVIEKFGRIDVLVNNAGIGANGAAEEISAAQAQRIFEVNVFGLMRMTKAVLPHMRRQGRGRIINISSVIGFVPNPFMAVYVATKHAVEGYSESVDHEVREQGIRVLRVQPGPINTPFDVNMMQADTPLPIYARQRAVFDELMEEQMRSGDDPAVVAKVVVAAATDPKPKLSYPAGSIAARVSVLRRIVPARAFDKSVRKLNRMTS from the coding sequence ATGACAGCAGACAGACCGCTTGCGCTCGTGACCGGCGCGTCCTCAGGTATCGGCAAGGCGACATCGCACGCGCTCGCCGAGGCAGGGTTCGACGTGGTCGGGACGAGTCGCAAGGTGACCGCGGGAGATTCGCGCGGCGGCGTGACGTTCCTGAGTCTCGATGTCACCCGCGATGACTCGGTCGAGAGCGTCGTTCAGCAGGTGATCGAGAAGTTCGGGCGTATCGACGTCCTGGTCAACAACGCCGGGATCGGTGCCAACGGAGCCGCCGAGGAAATCTCCGCAGCCCAGGCACAGCGCATCTTCGAGGTGAACGTCTTCGGCCTGATGCGCATGACCAAGGCCGTCCTGCCGCACATGCGCCGCCAGGGGAGGGGGCGCATCATCAACATCTCCTCGGTGATCGGATTCGTGCCCAACCCGTTCATGGCCGTCTACGTCGCGACGAAGCACGCGGTGGAAGGCTACTCCGAGTCCGTGGACCACGAGGTCCGTGAGCAGGGCATTCGAGTCCTGCGCGTCCAGCCGGGGCCCATCAACACCCCGTTCGACGTCAACATGATGCAGGCCGACACCCCCCTGCCGATATACGCGCGGCAACGGGCCGTATTCGATGAGTTGATGGAGGAGCAGATGAGAAGTGGCGACGATCCCGCCGTCGTCGCCAAGGTGGTCGTCGCGGCAGCGACCGACCCGAAGCCGAAGCTGAGCTATCCCGCCGGCTCGATCGCCGCACGCGTGAGCGTGCTGCGGCGCATCGTCCCGGCCCGGGCCTTCGACAAGAGCGTCCGCAAACTCAACCGCATGACCAGCTGA
- a CDS encoding ester cyclase: MSSSNVENRTTAADLHPLADEYVELVNSHDIDGLFALYAPDFRNHAADGTTSGVHGTRAVLASFLNAVPDFAAAPVRVVAEGDWFAISFVLAGTNTGPFNGTPATGRSIKVLEVRMFKVADGKLTDHWGLIDLATLFAQLQS, translated from the coding sequence ATGTCTTCCTCGAACGTCGAGAACCGAACGACCGCGGCCGACCTGCACCCACTTGCGGATGAGTACGTCGAACTCGTCAACTCGCATGACATCGACGGCCTGTTCGCCCTGTACGCGCCGGACTTCCGCAACCACGCCGCCGACGGCACCACCTCAGGCGTCCACGGGACCCGCGCGGTGCTGGCGTCGTTCCTAAATGCGGTCCCCGACTTCGCCGCCGCGCCGGTCCGTGTCGTCGCCGAGGGCGACTGGTTCGCGATCAGCTTCGTCCTCGCCGGCACGAACACCGGACCCTTCAACGGCACTCCCGCCACCGGCCGATCGATCAAGGTGCTGGAGGTCCGCATGTTCAAGGTGGCCGACGGGAAACTCACCGACCACTGGGGCCTCATCGACCTCGCGACACTGTTCGCCCAGCTGCAGTCCTGA
- a CDS encoding NADP-dependent oxidoreductase, with protein sequence MKAAVIVRTGPADELTYADVELPQTGPHDIRVKTAFAAVNPVDVWTRRGIPGLDLTFPAVLGWDVAGTVDAVGSEVSRFRVGDRVMGMVKQMTRLHGTYAEFVSAPQELFAPVPAGLSLETAAAAPLTVLTSAKLMSNLHLPERAKVLVTGAAGAVGRVTVQWLVQAGHEVSGLARATDKDDLTSLGVRTVYPPGADVPQQAFDAVIDTAGLPQTISTVRDGGEFLSITDNEQPGPQREITPRKCYVEEGGDQLAVIAEQLADGTLSVPLCRTYPLSNAAAAHKAFEQGGLRGKLLLAP encoded by the coding sequence ATGAAAGCAGCAGTCATCGTCCGCACCGGACCGGCGGACGAACTCACCTACGCCGATGTGGAGCTCCCGCAGACCGGGCCGCACGACATCCGGGTGAAGACGGCCTTCGCTGCGGTCAACCCGGTCGACGTCTGGACCCGACGAGGCATCCCCGGACTCGATCTCACCTTCCCCGCCGTGCTCGGCTGGGATGTCGCGGGAACCGTCGACGCCGTCGGCTCAGAGGTTTCCCGGTTCCGGGTGGGCGACCGGGTGATGGGCATGGTCAAGCAGATGACCCGGCTCCACGGAACCTACGCGGAATTCGTCAGCGCACCGCAAGAGCTCTTCGCCCCGGTACCCGCCGGGCTCAGTCTGGAGACCGCGGCGGCGGCTCCCCTGACCGTGCTGACCTCGGCCAAGCTCATGAGCAACCTGCACCTGCCTGAGCGGGCGAAGGTGCTCGTCACGGGAGCCGCCGGCGCGGTGGGACGGGTCACCGTCCAGTGGCTCGTCCAGGCCGGGCACGAGGTCTCGGGCCTCGCCCGAGCCACGGACAAGGACGATCTCACCTCGCTCGGCGTTCGTACGGTGTATCCGCCCGGTGCAGACGTTCCTCAGCAGGCGTTCGACGCCGTCATCGACACCGCGGGGCTCCCGCAGACGATCTCGACCGTGCGCGACGGCGGCGAATTCCTCTCGATCACGGATAACGAACAGCCGGGTCCGCAGCGCGAGATCACGCCCCGCAAATGCTACGTCGAGGAGGGCGGAGACCAACTGGCCGTGATCGCCGAGCAACTGGCCGACGGCACGCTGTCAGTGCCGCTCTGCCGCACCTACCCGCTGTCGAACGCCGCAGCGGCGCACAAGGCGTTCGAGCAGGGAGGCTTGCGAGGAAAGCTTTTGCTGGCCCCGTAA